The sequence ACCCAGAGCTCTAGGACGGCACAATCCCAAGCTTCCGGCTGTGATATCCAGGGTGCAGGCCTCACAGGCTCGATGCCTTCGCCATCAGCATATGGAGCTTATCCTCCGGGATATCAATACCCTCCTAATGGGTCGCAACCGCATGTAGCACGGCCTCCAGCGCTTCATGAGGTCAAAGGAAACTCAACGATTGAACCCGGGAAGGCCGGTGCCATCTCCAGAGCTCCTTCGGTTCCGTATGGCGAGTCTGTAAAGCGCCAACTGGATGTTTTTGATTTGCAGGCTGCTTGGAACGAGGTAGACCTCCCCcaattattttatattttttcttcttttttttccttttttttttccttttttttttaattgaTTTCCTTTATATTTTTGTGATGTTTGCACTTTGCTAATCGTCTCGTTTTAGGTTGGCGATGCCAGTGCCAAAACCATGGATTTCTCGAGAATCCACGCGACACGCATGTACCAGTCGAATAGAGCGGATCAGACACTTCCGACGTTGGGCGAGATTGATGATTTGCTTCAACTTCAACGCCGGAACCTGGATGCCCTCGGAAGGATTCGAAATGCGGTACTGGATCAGGAGCACGCCATAGCGCAACAACGCGAGCGTATGCGTATGATGCAGAGCGAGCGAGGCTACAACCATGATCGATCTACCGGCTACAGAGAAGAATTCAAGGGCAGCGGTGGCTTTGCTGGCGGTGATGCTAAGAAGCGTCGAGGGGTATGAAAAACGAAATAAACCGTCCCTTTTACACTTCTTTCTGTGGGTTGGTTTCTGACTTGAAGAATGTTGGTGTTTTTATTTAGAAACCAGCTCCACCGGGCAAATGTCACAGCTGCAACCGATCCGAAACTCCCGAATGGCGCAGGGGTCCCGACGGTGCTCGGACTCTCTGCAATGCCTGCGGCCTGCACTTTGCCAAGCTCTCCCGAAAACTCGGCCCTGAGGCCGCTGCCCGCCTGAGATCGCGCAACATGGTTGATCCGCGGACGCCTGCAGCACAACCGTGATATTTATTATATTGCATTCATGATGtatttttgttttattttttgtttccccttttttcccactcaaaaaaaaaaaaaaaaagaaggcacGATACCTTTTGCTTTATCTTTTTAGTTTTAACGAGACACGGCGGACGCTTTTGATCTTTATATTCCAGGCATCTAGACATACAAGGATGGCCACTTTGTGGGTCCCTTCGATATACCTTCGGTTCTTATTTTTCTCCCTGCGGTTTTTGACGGAGCATTATGACCAATTTCATTTTGTCCACAACTTGTGTGAGCTCTTAGTTTTCCTGTCTGATGGAATTTGCTctttctactccgtagtgttGCCAGATTTCCGATACCCCCTGATACCCCCGATTGTCACCGTTTGGGTTTCtctccccttttttctttttttttctttttccccatCACGGTTTtgttttctatttcttttcAAAACCGGAATCCAATGAATGGCCCTTTTCTGCGGGAGTTTTACATTTGAAAGGTCAAAATATGTCTGTTCCGTTCTGGGTTTATCATGACATCTGTCTCTTGGGGTATTATTTATCAAATGAAAATAAGGATGGGCCAGCGAGGGGTCGAAACAGGGACTCTTTTGCTGCCATTTTGACAATTTTATTCCTACTTATTGTATGtatttattttgattttggtGTGTGCTCCCCAGGGTCGTTAACACTCAAATGAAATGACAACAAAGAGTATTGAATGGGACTACTGCTGGGTACGGAACATCCCACGCAAACTTCAAGGTGGTGTCATTTGTCTCTCGAGCACAGAGCACCTGCTAATCACCCTATACGTACTTCGCAGTACTGATGTCGAACGCGATGGCATTTGTGTCCTCCTTTTGCCCAGCGTCCAATATCTTGCTGCGCTGAAAGCTCAACAGAGCGTTTCCGGATCTGATGAGATGGCCATAGTACACCCCCCTGTATCCATGTGGAGTTTAATCGGACGAAGTTGACTGGTGACACAACGATTTCCCCACCATATTCAAGAATCCCAGGCAAGGTTAATGCCCCAGCGATGACGCAAGGAATGCCGCGATGTATGCTCTGTTTGCCAAGGGATTAGGAACATGTCCGGTGTCGAGGTGAAAGCGAGCCTTGCATCGAACGGGATCACACGGATCAAGTTGGGCTTGAGGCTGCTGCTGACGAATAACTCGGTCTTCGTGGCCTTTTCAGTGGGTTGCTCCCGCACCCCAAAAGGCAGCAAATCCGATGGATGGGTTGCGTCTGTGGCTGCCTTGGGGCTGTGCGAGGCTTTTCAGGGCTAGTTGGGGTTAGCCACGCCTGCTGCCTGCGGAGCCGCAGCTGCCACCCGCCACCCGCCGCCAtccatcatcgtcatcggcGGTTGAAAGCAAAACCAACATCCATAATAACTGGCATCTGTGCCTCATCTgcgttttctttcttccttcttctcaGCACTCAAAAAACTCCCATCCGTCAGCCGCTCTTCCATAGAGTTAATCATCAAGTTGTCATCGCAGAAATTCGTTGGGATAAGAATAACCAAGAGCAGGTTTTCCATACATTTCATTAACTCCAtatttactccgtacatcatcatcattcaACATGTCTGCTCATCACTCACTTGAGCCCTGCGGGTGCTACTACATCCTCCCCGATCCCCTGCCTACTCCTGTCTATCTGCCCCAGGTAGACCTCAAGGTTCACTCGACAATTCTCGCTTCTACTTCGAGGACCTCTCTGTCTCAAACTTTCATCAACCCATCCactgaaaaaataaaaaatgcATCCTACACCTTCCCGCTCTTTGATGGCGTTAGCATCGTCTCCTTCAAATGTGAAATCGGAGACCGTGTGATCCACGGTGTAGTCAAGGAGAAAGAGCAAGCTCGCGCTGAGTATGACGCAGCGGTGGACCAAGGGAGCTCTGCAGCACTGCTGGAGCAGTCCATGTCAGCCTCAGATACTTTTACCACCAGCATTGGAAATATTCCCGAGCAGTCAAAGGTGACTGTGCACATCACCTACCTGGGCGAGCTACAGCATGATGCCCAGGCCGACGGGCTGCGCTTCACCGTTCCTCTGGCCATCTGTCCCCGATATGGTAAGCTCGTTGAAACTCCTCGGAATTTGGAGGACGGTGTAAAGCATCTTGCATCTCGCGGGTCGATCGAGATTACTGTTGATGTCCAGGTCGAACAGAAATCAGTCATCCAGCGACTCCAGTCACCGAGTCATCCGCTGGACGTTTTGCCGGGACGAACATCCACGGACTCGGAAGGTGAACACCACGCCAACAAGGCCTCAGCAAGCTGGGCCCTTCGCCGCTCCTCGCGGCCATCGCAGAATGGACATATCGCTCTTGAACGTGACTTTGTTCTGATCGTGAACACCAAAGACCAGGGTCTCCCATATGCCTTTCTCGAAACCCATCCGACCATCCCGAACCAGCGCGCGATCAGGACCTCCCTAGTTCCCAAATTTAATATTCCGAACAATGACCCGGAGATTGTCTTCATCATAGACCGAAGTGGGAGCATGTCTGACAAGATTGACACGCTAAAATCAGCCCTGAAGGTCTTCCTCAAGTCACTGCCTGTTGGGATCAAATTCAACATCTGCTCATTCGGCTCCTCGTACTCCTTTCTGTGGAAGAAGAGTCGGACCTATGACAAATCCAGCCTCGAGGACGCGCTGGCATTTGTCGACACGGTCTGCGCTGATTTCGGTGGAACTGAAATGCTCCGTCCGATCAAAGCCACTGTGGAAAACCGCTTTCAGGACCTGGACTTGGACGTCTTGCTACTCACGGACGGGGAAATATGGGATCAGGAGCAGCTGTTTGCATATATAAACGAATCAGTATCGAAGGCCCCCACCCGTTTCTTCAGCCTAGGAATCGGGGATGCGGTTTCTCATTCTCTGGTCCAGGGTATTGCGCGGGCCGGCGGTGGCTTTGCGCAGACTGTGGGTACAAATGAAGACTTGGACAAGAAAGTCGTGCGCATGTTGAAGGCGGCATTGACTCCACATGTTAAATATACCCTTGAACTGAAGTATGAAAGCAGTGACAACGATTCACGCCGTGAGGATGACGGTTTTGAAATCGTCGAAAAATCAGAGGACCATCGCTTCGAGGGAGAGACGGGACCTCAGGGGACCACGCACGACGACACAACCGCTAAGGCTCAACAGGACCAGCCACCTATATCCCTCTACGATGAGAATTTCAAAGAGACTGATATTAAGTCTGTTGCAGATCTTCCAACAATACCGGCTCCGGCCGTCATCCAGGCGCCGTACGACGTCCCCGGGCTATTCCCGTTCAACAGATCCACGGTTTATCTTTTACTTTCGCCGGAGTCCAATGCTGCTAATCCCAAATCGGTTATCCTTAAAGGCATGTCGAAGCATGGCCCGCTGTCCTTGACGATTCCAGTTGAGGATGTCAGCAAGAACATAACAATTCACCAACTTGCTGCCCGGAAGATTATTGTCGACTTGGAAGAGGGCCGTGGCTGGACGTCCCAGGCTAAGGACAAAACAGGAAGACGGTTTGTAGACCAGCATGAAAGCAAAAAGGAGGACATCGCCAAGCGTGAAGCTATACGGCTAGGAACGAAATATCAAATTGCTGGAAAATGGTGTTCGTTCGTTGCTGTGGAGAGCACTGAGCACGAAGTAGCGAATCTAACCGGAAAGGAGAGGCTGCTGTCAAGGGAGCCGGCTGAGCCCGTACAGTATTCACAATATGCCTTCGGATTTGGCGCTCCAGCACAACCAATGGCTTGGGGTATTCCCCCACAGCCAAGTCTATCACAGCCTCTAGCTTG is a genomic window of Coccidioides posadasii str. Silveira chromosome 3, complete sequence containing:
- a CDS encoding uncharacterized protein (EggNog:ENOG410PRGP~COG:K~BUSCO:6202at33183), with the translated sequence MEDSANKVNASGGHPSAESLPSIGFLDLGKSNSASPRSQVHPQPVAANGSPPVSPTTGAYQPGRPQHKYSSSLQNYSSISAGYPYSPNRLPVRDAETDQHQHPPLPQTHSNQRQSLPSIHEALGSNSLSFQPPSSATTAAPQTQSLATSHAPLPPGVESTNGPPNPFAHTASSAPFAQELFANHLSGKPASIRSEGQRSSVASIRSQESRNPSIMSLGSGRSPTQSSRTAQSQASGCDIQGAGLTGSMPSPSAYGAYPPGYQYPPNGSQPHVARPPALHEVKGNSTIEPGKAGAISRAPSVPYGESVKRQLDVFDLQAAWNEVGDASAKTMDFSRIHATRMYQSNRADQTLPTLGEIDDLLQLQRRNLDALGRIRNAVLDQEHAIAQQRERMRMMQSERGYNHDRSTGYREEFKGSGGFAGGDAKKRRGKPAPPGKCHSCNRSETPEWRRGPDGARTLCNACGLHFAKLSRKLGPEAAARLRSRNMVDPRTPAAQP
- a CDS encoding uncharacterized protein (EggNog:ENOG410PJYP~COG:S) codes for the protein MSAHHSLEPCGCYYILPDPLPTPVYLPQVDLKVHSTILASTSRTSLSQTFINPSTEKIKNASYTFPLFDGVSIVSFKCEIGDRVIHGVVKEKEQARAEYDAAVDQGSSAALLEQSMSASDTFTTSIGNIPEQSKVTVHITYLGELQHDAQADGLRFTVPLAICPRYGKLVETPRNLEDGVKHLASRGSIEITVDVQVEQKSVIQRLQSPSHPLDVLPGRTSTDSEGEHHANKASASWALRRSSRPSQNGHIALERDFVLIVNTKDQGLPYAFLETHPTIPNQRAIRTSLVPKFNIPNNDPEIVFIIDRSGSMSDKIDTLKSALKVFLKSLPVGIKFNICSFGSSYSFLWKKSRTYDKSSLEDALAFVDTVCADFGGTEMLRPIKATVENRFQDLDLDVLLLTDGEIWDQEQLFAYINESVSKAPTRFFSLGIGDAVSHSLVQGIARAGGGFAQTVGTNEDLDKKVVRMLKAALTPHVKYTLELKYESSDNDSRREDDGFEIVEKSEDHRFEGETGPQGTTHDDTTAKAQQDQPPISLYDENFKETDIKSVADLPTIPAPAVIQAPYDVPGLFPFNRSTVYLLLSPESNAANPKSVILKGMSKHGPLSLTIPVEDVSKNITIHQLAARKIIVDLEEGRGWTSQAKDKTGRRFVDQHESKKEDIAKREAIRLGTKYQIAGKWCSFVAVESTEHEVANLTGKERLLSREPAEPVQYSQYAFGFGAPAQPMAWGIPPQPSLSQPLACSRKLKKAYPQPSVAAQKVVSRRGLFRSSPNVASTPNAFGAFQSQPPPAPVESAEISSVPSGSSPGHSILFGSPAIASFGSGPSFDPTEAPVSAQYPKFHQLILCQSFEGSWEWKRQIFDIIETDSETLKGKVDWSMTLGIGQDDIDKEDENLQTIVMTLAAIAYLNKKWGGDRETWELVGEKAMNWVNAKLAAMGGQPLESQQAVLDRFQSAI